In the Manis javanica isolate MJ-LG chromosome 12, MJ_LKY, whole genome shotgun sequence genome, GGGCGAAAGGCCTGAAGGTCCCTTTCAGGCTACGTCCAAGCGAGAGACGCTCTGGTCCATGTCCTCCAAGTACACCTCGTATTTGCCGCGGTCCTCGGGCGTGGCCCAACAAATGGTCAGCGTCGTGGTGGTACTACCGATCTCGAAGAACACCCTGGGCGGGAAGAGAGGGCAAAGGCGCTCCCCGTGTCAGGTAGAGCGCGCCCTGGGCCCAGCTAATTAGCTAGCTGTACTTCACCCCCAGTTTCTCCGCCCCCGTCCCACCCCCGCCGGGTTTCTGGGCCCTTTCCAGTCCAGGCGTCAgctccaggcctggccctgctgcCGGCCTCCGCCCTCGCCTGTCATCCTCCTCTATGTCTTGCCCATCCTTGGTCCAACCCACGACAGACGCAGGCTCACCCATGATCTCCGCAGTCAGCGTCACAGTGGCACCCTTGCGCGCCTTAGTGTTATCCGATCCCTTTTGAATCTTCGCCGGGACTAAATGAAGGGAAAGGGAATGCGAACCAGTGAGGGATCTAAGGTGAGGCGAGACAGGGACATTGCCTCCCCAGCTAATACCGGGCCCTAGATATGAAATGGATTTAAACTCGCAGTGGACATTGAGCAAGTCTGTATCCTCTCTGGGGCTTTATCTCCTTAGCTGTTAAATGAGACTAATATCTGCCCCCTCTGACTTCTCAGGGGTGAAAGCCGGGAATGCTCACACTTTTTGCAGTGCCTTGTAGACAGCTCTGGGTAGTGGAAATTTCCCTGTCGAAGCCAGAAGATCTGAGCTCTGCCCCTGGCTCTCTGTGACCTTGGGGCCCTGGAGTTGAGTGATTGAAGCCCTCAGTGGACTTCTGTGTCTCGGTGGGACGGATCCTGAGGTAGGGACTGGCTCCCCAGCCCTCTTGACACTGTGCCCCAGGCTATGCCTGGGGCTGGCCTGGTCCGCACCCATCCCAGACTTAGCTAGGCCCAGCGGTAAATGAGCACAGCTGGAACCAGCTGCAGGCGTCTGGGGGTGGTATTGCTCAGCGGGGGCACTGTACCTGGGGTGTGCATACCTTCTATAAGGATTCCCGCCGAGTTGGAGCCGAAGGGGTTGATTACATTGATGCTGTACTGGTCCAGGTCTGCCAGCTCATCATCGCGCACCAACAATGTGACTACGTCAGGGTTCTTGAAGACATGGCGATTGATACTTTGGCCCTTCTCGTAGCTCCTTGATGTCATTGCTCCAACGGATGAATGGGTCGGGAAAGCAGAAATGCTGGCAAgtcagctgggctgggctgccctCCATCAACACTGCATCCTTCAGTGGCTCTAGCACTCGTGGCAGCCCCTTCTCACATAGTTCCTCTGGGACCTAATAGCCAGCCAGGTCAGGGCCCAGACCTCCCAAGATGCAGCTCCCACCTGCAGCCCTGCGCAGCGCTCCTGTCCCCTGCCCTCCCTTTCTGTCCACTAGAACCTTAATGTAGGCGTAGAGAAGTAGAGGGCTGTGCCTGAAGAGTTACCCTGGTAAAATGATGTACTCTTGTCGGCCACCCTTCCACACCTCAGTAACATCTGTCCCCTAAACCCAATGACCCTAGCAGTCCATGACACTGTGCTCATGGACCACCCACCCACAATGTAGGAATGTGCTTTCTACAACTTCAGCTCCCTTCCTCCTGAGGGCTCCAGGGCTCCCCGCTCACCTGCAGCCCCTGTAGAGGCCTGAATGTGAATGGTTGCTCTCTGGACCTGGGGGTCCTTGATATCCAGGGTGCATTCCTAAGGTTGGGCAGCAAccactgtttgttttttttttggtgggagcTGCTTTGGATATCTAGGTGAAGGGAAGGTAAACAGGAGGTCTAGGATGACACAGAGATTCTGACTTTAAACCTTTTCCCTGCAGATTCAGAACATCTCAGTGGGAGAGGTGTCTGGGGGTGGTCTGAAGGTGGGACTCACCATCGGGGGTCAACTTCAGGACTCCGGTGGACTAGCTGGGTAATAGGTGGCACAGAGCCCTTCTGGACGGCACAGCAGGGGCACAGGCAGGTGCTCAGTCCCAGGCCCTGGTTTTATACATCACTCCCCTCCTTGCCTTGTTTGGTGCGGCTGCCCCAAGACTCGGGGCCCCAGCTCCCGCCCCCTGACCCAAGCAGGCTCCTTACTTAGCTAGAAGACTCCTGGGATGCTGGCTCAGTCACTGGGGCAGGCCCAGGGAGAAACCCAAGTGGCTCTAGTCCCATCCCCTCCCAGGGCAGTGGGTATCCAGCCCACTCTTGGGAGGATCAGACAAGGCCCCAGCCCAACAAGAGATGCAGGTCCCTGAATCTGGGGCAGGTTTACACTCTGGTCAGTCCCCAATCGGACATGTCCTTCCCAGGACACTATTGGTTTAGGGGTGCAAGTGTTTGTGGGAGTCTCCCTGAatgaagccagagcagcagtggACCACTGTCCATCCAGCCAGTTATGAGAGATCATGTGGCTGTCAGGACCAATCCGGAAGCATCTTACTCCCCTAGACCCAGGAGTCTAGAGGTTGTCATTTCTGTACTGTGCCCCCTGGTGGTAAACAGACAAACCTAGAGGGGACCATAATGATTTTTGAGAACAGtatcctctcctgcctccccctccccattcACTCCCCTCCATGTGGCAGTGGTAAAGTTTGCCTGAGCTGCACTGTCCTCAGAGATTGGCACTAATATTGACTCCCCAAAT is a window encoding:
- the SPEGNB gene encoding LOW QUALITY PROTEIN: SPEG neighbor protein (The sequence of the model RefSeq protein was modified relative to this genomic sequence to represent the inferred CDS: deleted 1 base in 1 codon) → MSAECTLDIKDPQVQRATIHIQVPEELCEKGLPRVLEPLKDAVLMEGSPAQLTCQHFCFPDPFIRWSNDIKELREGPKYQRHVFKNPDVVTLLVRDDELADLDQYSINVINPFGSNSAGILIEVPAKIQKGSDNTKARKGATVTLTAEIMGEPASVVGWTKDGQDIEEDDRVFFEIGSTTTTLTICWATPEDRGKYEVYLEDMDQSVSRLDVA